The DNA window CGTGATCGTGCTGCTGGCGGCCGCGGCGATCTTCGCCCTGTACTCCACCAAGCGCTTCATCCCCGGCAAGTACCTGTTCCCCGGGACCTTCTTCCTCGCGGTCTTCCTCATCGTCCCCATCGTCATGACGGTGCAGACCTCCTTCACCAACTTCGGCGACGGCTTCCGCGACACCAAGGAGGAGGCCATCACGACCATCACCAACAACTCGGTCGTCCAGGCGCCGGACTCCCCCACCTACAACCTCACGGTCGCCACCACCGGCTCCGCCACGGGCGGCCCCTTCACCCTGTTCCTCGTCGACACGGGGACCAATGAGGTCCTGCGCGGCTCGGACGGCGAAACCGTCCAGAAGGTCGACCCCTCCACGGTCACCGTCGAGAACGGCTTCGTCACCAGGGCCGACGGCTACACCATCCTGTCCAACGCGGAGATCAACAGCGCGTACAGCGCCATCACCGGCCTCACGGTGCCGGTCTCGGAGAGCACCACCGTCAAGGTCCAGGGAGTGAAATCCGCCTTCGAGGCCACCAGGACCATGGTCTACGACAAGGCGACGGACTCCATCACCAACACCAAGACCGGAGACGTCTACACGGTACAGAAGGTCGGCATCTCCGAGTACTTCGTCAACGCGAACGGGAACAGGCTGCCCCAGTCCTGGAAGCAGAACGTCGGACTGGCGAACTACTCGCGCCTGCTGTCCGACGGCAAGATCGCCAGCCAGTTCTTCCAGGCCTTCCTGTGGACGCTGACCTTCGCCTTCGGCTCGGTCCTGCTGACCTTCATCCTCGGCTTCTTCCTGGCGCTGGTCCTCAATGACGACCGGATCAAGGGAAAGAAGTTCTACCGGTCCTTCCTCCTGCTGCCCTACGCCGTCCCCGGATTCATCTCCCTGCTCATCTGGTCGAACTTCTACAACAAGGACTTCGGCCTGATCAACCAGGTGCTGCACGTGGGAATCCCCTGGCTCAGCGACCCGACCATGGCCAAGGTCGCCATCCTGCTGACCAACACCTGGATGGGCTTCCCCTACATGTTCATCGTGTGCACCGGGACCCTCCAGTCGATCTCCTCCGACGTCAAGGAGGCCGCCAAGGTCGACGGCGCCACCGGCTTCCAGGCCACGACGAAGATCATCACCCCGCTGCTGCTGGTCGCGGTCGCCCCGCTGCTGGTGAGCTCCTTCGCCTTCAACTTCAACAACTTCAACGCCATCCAGCTGCTCACCCAGGGCGGCCCCTTCGCCGAGGGGGAGTACACCCGCGGCGGCACGGACATCCTCATCTCGATGATCTACCGCATCGCCTTCGGCGGCTCGGGCGCGGACTACGGCTTCGCCTCCGCGGTCTCCGTGGTCCTGTTCATCATCACCGGCGTTCTCGCCGCCATCCAGTTCCGCGCCACCAGGGCGCTCGAAGACATCAACTGAGCGCGGGAAGGAAGCATCACCATGGCTAAGACCGAACCCACCACCGGCCCCGACGGCGCCCCCGAGATCGAGATGAACCGGATGCCCTTCGGGCGCTGGTTCCGCGAGATCGGCTGGCGCCACGTCATCGGCGTCCTCGCCGTCCTCTTCGCGGCCTTCCCCGTGCTCTACGTCATCTCGGCCTCGCTCAACCCCCTGGGGACCGTGGCCTCGACGAGGCTCATCCCCACCCGGGTCAGCCTCGTCAACTACCAGACCCTCCTGTCCGGCGCCCGCGGGCCGTTCCTGCGGTGGTACCTCAACACCGTCATCGTGTGCTCCATCGTGGCGGCCTCGCAGATCTTCCTGTCCGTCCTGGCCGCCTACGCCTTCAGCCGCTTCCGCTTCAAGGGGCGCCGCGGCGGGCTGCTGGCGCTGCTGCTCATTATGATGTTCCCGGCCATCCTGTCCATGATCGCCCTGTACAACATGATCTCCGACGTCGGCCAGATCCTGCCCGGAATCGGCCTCAACACCCTCAACGGTTACTGCCTGGCCCTCATGGGCGGGTCGCTGGGCCAGGTCTGGCTCATCAAGGGCACGTTCGACACGATCCCCAGGGAGCTCGACGAGGCCGCCATTATCGACGGGTGCACCCACTGGCAGGTCTTCCGCATTATCCTGCTGCCCACGCTCAAGCCGATCCTGGCCACGACCTTCCTGCTGTCCTTCGTCGGCATTATCAGCGACTTCCTCCTGGGCTCGATCCTCCTGACCGACAACTCCAAGAAGACGCTGGCCGTGGGCCTGTACGGCCTGCTGTCCGGCGACCGGTCCAACAACCTGGGCCTGTTCGCCGCGGGCGCCGTGCTCACCATGATTCCCGTCATCGCCCTGTTCCAGTACCTCCAGAAGTACATCGTCGGCGGCACCACCGCCGGCGCCGTCAAGGGCTGAGCGCGGCCCGTGCCCGCTTCCGCAACGCGGTCGTCCGGCGTCGAGGGGCCCACCGGGGTCCTCTCGACGCCGGACGGCGTCGCGGGGCTCCTGGCCGAGCCCCACCACGACACCGGACCCGCCCACCTGGTGGGCGAACGCGCCCCGGGCGCCGAACTCACCGCCCGGCTGTGGGTGCCCGCCGACCGGCGCCCCGAGCACATCTTCGTGCGCCAGGTGATCGACGGCGAGCCCGTCTTCAGCCCGCTCGCCCGGGTCGGCGCCACCCCGGCCGGCGCCTGGTGGGAGGGCGCGGTGCGCCTGGTCAACCCGATCAACCGCTACCGCTTCCTCCTCCTGACCCCCGGCGAGCGGGAGCCCTGCACGTGGTACCACGCGGCCGGCACGGCCGACCACGACGTCCCCGACTCCACCGACTTCGCGGTGCTCGCCCGGGACGACGGCCCGCAGTGGGTCCCCGACGCCGTCGTCTACGAGATCTTCCCCGACCGCTTCGGGGCGCGCACCGACCCCTCGCAACGGCGCGCGCCGCACTGGGCCGAGCCGCACGACTGGCTCGACGAGCCCCCGGCCTCCGGCCCCGCCGCCGCCCGCGCCTGGTACGGCGGGGACCTGGACGGCGTCGTCGACCACCTGGACTACATCCAGGGACTCGGCGCGAACACCGTCTACCTCACCCCCGTCTTCCCGGCCGCCTCCACGCACCGCTACGACGCCACCAGCTTCGAGCGCGTCGACGAGCTCCTGGGCGGGCGCGAGGCCCTGGCCCGGCTGTCGGCCGCCCTGCACGCCCGCGGCATGAGGCTCGTGCTCGACCTGACCACCAACCACACGGGCGTCACCCACGAGTGGTTCCGCGCCGCCGTCGCCGACCCGGACTCGCCCGAGGCCGGCTTCTACTTCTTCGAGCACCACCCGGACGCCTACGCCTCCTGGATGGGCGTGCCGACCCTGCCCAAGCTCGACCACCGCGCCGACCAACTGCGCGACCGCCTGCTGCGCGGCCCGGGCTCGGTCACCGCCCGCTGGCTGCGCCCGCCGGTGTCCGCCGACGGCTGGCGTATCGACGTGGCCAATATGACCGGGCGCCGGGGCGCGGTCGACCTGGCCCACCGGGTCGCCGCCGACATGCGCGCCACCATGCGCGACGTCGAGGCGGAGACCGGGGCGCAGCTGTGGCTCGTGGCCGAGCACGGCCACGACGCCTCCCGCGACCTGGAGGGCCCCGGCTGGCACGGGGTCATGAACTACAAGGGCTTCACCTGGCCGTTGTGGACGTGGCTGGTCGACCCCGACCCCGCCGCCCGTCCGGACTGGCTCGGGATCCCCGTGCCGTTCCCCCGCCTGGGCGGCGGGCAAGTCGTGCACGGCCTGCGCGCCTACGCCGCCCACCTGCCGGCGAGCGCCCTCGGACGCTCCATGAACCTGCTGTGCTCCCACGACACCCCGCGCCTGCGCACAGCGGCCGGCTCCCGCGACGCCCACCTCGTCGCGGCGACGGCCCTGTTCGCCTCGCCGGGCGTGCCGACCGTTTTCTCCGGCGACGAACTGGGGGCCACGGGGCGCACCGGGGAGCACTCGCGCACGACTATGCCCTGGCGCCCCGACGGCGCCGGGCGGCACTCGCCCGACGAGCTGGAGGACCGCGGATCCTGGGGCGAGGTCGATCGCCAGACACTCGCCCGCTACCAGCACCTGGCCGCCCGACGCCGGGAGCTGGTCGCGCTGCGCCGCGGCGGGATGCGGTGGGTGGCGGCCGAGGAGGACCTGCTCGCCTTCACGCGCACCCACCCCGAGGGCGACGTGCTCGTCCTGCTCGCCCGCGCCGCCACCGGACCGGTGCGCCTGCCCCTCGCCCGGCTGCCGGCCCGCCGGGTGCGCGAAGCCGAATGCTTCGACGGCATGCAGGTGCGCCTGCTCGACGACGGCGCCCCGAGCGTGGAGGTGAGGGCCTCGGGCCCGGGGTCCGCCCTCCTCCCCCTGGATCCCGACGCACCGTGAAGCCCGACTAGGATCGCCCCGACGGATCAACCCAGGAGAACAACGTGCACCAGCGCATCACCCTGTCCGACATCGCCGATCAGGCGGGCGTCTCGACAGCCACTGTCTCGCGCGTCCTCAACGGCAAGTCCGTTGTCGCCGAGGTCACGCGCAGGCAGGTGCTCGTGGCCCTCGACCTGCTGGGCTACGAGCGGCCGGAGACGCTGCGCCAGGTCTCCAAGGGCCTGGTCGGCCTGGTCATCCCCGAGTTGAGCAACCCGATCTTCCCCATGTTCGCCCAGGAGATCGAGCAGCTCCTGGCGTCCAGCGGGCACACCCCCCTGCTGTGCACCCAGACCCCGGGGGGCACGAGCGAGGACGAGTACATCGAGATGCTCATCGAGCGGGGCGTGGCCGGCATCATCTTCGTCTCCGGCCGTCACGCCGACACCTCCGGCGACGTCACCCGCTACCAGCGGTTGCGCGAGCGCGGCGTGCCGCTGGTGACGATCAACGGCAACGCCCCCACGATCAGGGCCGCCGCCTTCGCCACCGACGACCGCGCCGCGGCGCGCATCGCCGTCGAGCACCTCATCAGCCTGGGCCACCGCCGCATCGGACTGGCCATCGGCCCGATGCGGATGGTGCCCGCCCAGCGCAAGCGCTCCGGCTACGAGGAGGCGATGCGCTCCGGACTGCCGGACGAGCCGCTGCGCGTGGTCGAGACCCTCTACACCTACGAGGGCGGGGCGAACGCGGCGCAGCTCCTCCTGCCGCAGGGCTGCACGGGCATCGTGTGCGGCTCCGACATTATGGCGCTCGGCGTCATCCAGGGGGTGCGCTCGGGCGGTCTGAGAGTCCCGGAGGACGTGTCCGTCATCGGCTACGACGACTCCCCCCTCATCCCCATGACGGACCCGCCCCTGACCACGGTGCGCCAGCCGGTGACCGCCATCGCCCGGGCCGCCGTGACCACCCTGCTCGCCGGGATCGCCGGGAGCCAGACCCCCGACACCGAGATGCTCTTCGCCCCCGACCTCATCGTCCGAGGCTCGACGGCCCCGGCCCCCGACTTGCAGCGGTGCGCCTGAGCCGTCCCGGGCGATCCGAGCCCGGCTCAGCGCGACCAGGTGCGGGCCAGGCGGCGCCCCATGTCCTCGACCCGCCCGGCCACGCCCCGGGCCCCTCCCCGGTCCCAGGCGCCGCCCGCCCCGCCCGCCCCCTCCAGGGCGTAGACGCCGGCGATCCCGGCCCCGGCGAACTCGGCGCGCGGCGCCGCGGCGCGCCCGGCCACGAGGACCGCGGGCAGGGCCAGATCGGTCGCCGCCGAGCCGACGACGGCGGTCAGGCCGTCGGCCGGGACGTCGTAGACCTCGCCGGCCGTGGTGATAATGAGTTCGGCGCGGCGGGCCGCGGCGGCCAGGCCCACCAGCCGGGCCATGAGCCGGGGCCCCGGCAGGGCCCGGGCGCCCAGGGCGCGCAGGACCAGGGCGGCGCCCCCGGCGGCGCCGGTGCCGCGGGCCGTGACCGACAGTGCGGGCCCGGTCCTCTCCGGCGTCCCCGGCGGCGCCGAGTCCGAGAGCATGGGCAGGGCCCCGACCCGGGGCGCGGCCAGCTCCACCAGGATCCGGCGGGCCCGGGCGCAGGCCCGCCGGTCGAGGTCCTGGACCTGCCCGGCGCCGAGGTTGCTCAGGGCGGCCAGGGCCCGTCCGGCGCCGTTCATGCCCCCCAGGGGGGCGTCGTCGGCCAGGGCCAGGACGAGCTCGCGCCCGGCCATGAGCCCGGGCGCGGAGCGCGGGCCGCCCAGGCCGTCCAGGAGCCCGGCCCCGCCGTCGTGGACGGCGCCGCGGGCCAGTCCCGCAATGAGTACGTCGTGGGCGCTGGTGGCTTCCAGGGCGGCGGCCAGGACCTCCCCCAGTCCCCGGGTGGTGCCCTCACGGGCCTCGCGGCCGGCCAGGGCGCGGTCGGCGGGCGGGGCCGTCAGACGCGCGGCGTCGAGGAACCAGGTCGCGCTCCGGGGGCGGCGACTCCCGGCGGGCCGTCCCGCCCGCCCGGGGGCGGCCCCCGGAGACGGCGCGGCCCGGGCCGCGGCCCCCTCCGGACCCTCCTCCGGGTCCGCCGTCTCCCGGGCCGCCGTCTCCGGGAGCGCCAGGCGGACCAGGTCGACCTCGCGGATATCTCCCAGGGGGCCGGCCCCGTGCAGGACGGTGCGCGAGTGCACTCGTGCCGCGGGCAGGACCAGGGCGCTACCGGGCCCGCCGTCGGGCACGGGCAGGACGGTGAGCTCGTCGTCGGGCCGGGCGGCGAGCCACCCGCTGCGCAGCGCGGCGGCCGCGGCGTCGGCGCTCAGGCCGGCGTCTGCCGAGACGAGCGGGACTCCCCCGGGCTCGGGGCGCATGCCGCCCGCGGCCAGCAGGACCCTCACGGCGGTTCAGGCGGCGCCGGGCCCGCCGTCGCCGTCGGGCGCGAGGACGCCACCCAGACGGGCCAGCAGAAGGGCCTCGGCCGTCACGATCCGCTCCAGGTCGCCCAGGTGCATGGACTCGTCCTCGCTGTGAGCGCGCGTATCGGGGTCCTCGATGCCGGTGACGAGCACCTGCGCGTCGGGGAAGGTCTCCTGGAGGGTGGCGATGAAGGGGATGGAGCCGCCCTGGCCGATGTCGACGCAGTCCCGGCCGAAGGCCGTCGTCAGGGCCCAGCGGGCGGCGCAGGCCGCCGGGCCATCCGAGGAGCCGTCGAAGGCGGGACCGGTCTCGCCGGGCGTCACGCTCACCCGGGCGCCGAAGGGGGCGTGCGCCTCCATGTGCGCCGTGAGGGCGGCCAGAGCGGAGGCGGGATCCTGGCCCGGGGCGATGCGCATGGACAGGCGCGCCGTGCAGGAGGGGGCCAGCACATTGCCGGCCAGATTCAGGGGGGTGACGTCCATGCCGATGACCGTCAGGGTCGGCTTGGTCCACAGGCGCGCGGTCAGGTCGCCGGTGCCGATCAGCCCGACGCCGTCCAGGACGCCGGCGTCGGCGCGGAAGTCGGCCTCACGGTAGTCGGGGGAGTCCGCCCCCGCCCGGGACCAGCTCACCAGGCCGGGCACGGCCACGTCCCCGCGCTCGTCGTGCAGGGTGGCCACCAGGCGGCACATGGAGGTCACGGCGTCGAGCACCGGGCCCCCGTACTGGCCCGAGTGCAGAGCGTGGTCCAGGACGTCCAGGCGCACGTCGACCTGGACGACGCCGCGCAGGGACGTGGTCAGGGCCGGGACGCCGACCCTCCAGTTGGACGAGTCGGCGACGACGATGACGTCGGCGGCGAGCCGGTCGCGGTGGGCGGCCAGGAAGGCCTCGAAGGAGGGCGAGCCGACCTCCTCCTCGCCCTCGATGAAGACCGTCACCGAGCAGGGCGGCTCGCCGCCCCCGAGCCCGGTCAGGACGCGCAGGGCGTGGACGTGGGCGATGACCCCGGCCCCGTCGTCGGCGGCGCCCCTCCCGTAGAGGCGCTCGCCGCGGCGCTCGGCGGCGAAGGGGTCCGCCTGCGCCCATGCGCCCGGGTCGCCGACGGGCTGGACGTCGTGGTGGGCGTAGAGCAGGACGTGCGGGGAGCCGGCCGGTCCGTCGACGTGGGCGAGGACGGCGGGGCGGCCGGGGGCGCCGTCGGGCCCGGGCGCGGACAGGACCCGCGCCTCCAGGCCGGTCTGGCGCAGCAGGCCGGCCACGTGCTCGGCGGAGCGGGCGACCTGGGACTGGTCGTGGCTCGAGGCGGACACGGAGGGGATGGCGACCAGGTCCACCAGATCGGAGACAATGGTCTCGAAGGAGCTGCGGACACGGCTGCGGACGGCGTCGACGGTGATCATGGTTTGCAGGGTATCGCGGGTGAGCCGCTACCCTGGGCGGGTGAAGCTGTTCAAGAAGGACCGGGCGCCGTCCCAGGCCGAGGCGCCGGCCGAGCCCGTCAAGACCGTCGGCAAGGGGCGCGCGACCCCCAAGCGCAAGGACGCGCAGGCCCGCAGGCTCCACCCGATCGTCCCGACCGATCGCAAGGCCGCCAAGCGCGAGGCCCGCGCCAAGCGGGACGAGGCGTGGGAGCGTCAGCGCCAGGCGATGATCACCGGCGACGAGCGATATCTGCCCGCCCGGGACAAGGGCCCGATCAAGCGCTATATCCGCGACTACGTCGACGCCCGCTACTCCATCGGCGAGCTCTTCATGCCCTCGATGATCCTGCTGCTGATCATCACCTTCGGGTCCTGGATGATCCGGGGCTCGCAGGCGGGCCCCAGTCTCTTCACCGTTTACATCATGGTGGCGCTCTACCTCCTGTTCTTCGCGGCGGTCTTCGACGCCCTGATCTGCTGGCGGCTCGTGCGGCGGCGCCTGTACGCCAAGTTCGGCGAGGCGAAGGTGCGCGGCGAGGGCATGATCGTCTGGTACATCTTCGCCCGCTGTATGAACCTGCGCCGGTGGCGCCAGCCGGCGCCGCAGGTCGCCCGCCGCGCCTACCCGCACTGACGGCCCGACGGCGCGACCGGCCCGACGACGGCGCGACCGGCCGCCCCCCGCACAGTGCGGACACGGGCGGCCCCCGCCCCGCGGGGCGGCCTCGCCCCGCGAGCCCGGGCACCGCTCGCCGTCTTCCGCACAGTGCGGACACGGGGCCGATACCGTTCCCCGCCGGGGTCCGGTCCCATAGGCTGACCGCATGGTCGCTTATCGTCACCTCGGCAGCTCCGGACTGAAGATCACGGAAATCACCTACGGGAACTGGCTCACCCACGGCTCCCAGGTGGAGTCGGACACCGCCATCGAGTGCGTGCACACGGCGCTCGACTTGGGCATCACGAGTTTCGACACCGCCGACGTCTACGCCAATACGGCGGCCGAGGAGGTCCTCGGCCGGGCCCTGGCCGGCCAGCGGCGGGAGGGGCTGGAGATCTTCACGAAGGTCTACTGGCCCATCGGGCCCGAGGGCCCCAACGACGTCGGCCTGTCGCGGAAGCACATTATGGAGGGCATCAACGGCTCGCTGCGGCGGCTCGGAGTCGACTATGTCGACCTCTACCAGGCGCACCGCTACGACTACGCCACGCCGCTGGAGGAGACCATGCAGGCCTTCGCCGACGTCGTGCGCGCCGGCAAGGCCCTGTACATCGGCGTCTCGGAGTGGACGGCTGACCAGATCCGCGCCGGCCAGGAGCTCGCTGGGCAGATGGGTTTCCGCATTGTGTCCAACCAGCCCCAGTACTCCGCCCTGTGGCGCGTCATCGAGGAGAAGGTGGTGCCCGCCAGCCAGGAGCTCGGTCTGGGGCAGATCGTGTGGTCCCCCATGGCGGAGGGCGTGCTGTCCGGCAAGTACCTGCCCGGCGCGGAGCCGCCGGCCGGCTCGCGGGCCACGGACGAGAAGGGCGGGAAGCGGATGATCGCCCGCTGGATGAGGGACGAGGTGCTCACGGCGGTCCAGAGGCTGCGGCCGGTGGCCGAGCGGGTCGGGCTGTCCATGCCGCAGCTCGCCATCGCCTGGGTGCTGCAGAACCCGAACGTCTCGGCGGCCATTGTGGGGGCTTCGCGCCCGGAGCAGTTGGTGGAGAACGTCAAGGCCTCGGGTGTGGTCCTGGAGCCGGACGTGCTCGCCGCGATCGATGCGGCGCTGGAGGGCGTCATCGAGCGCGACCCGGCCCTGACCCGCTCCCCCGCGACCCGGCCCGCCTGACCGGTCCGCGCCTGTCGGCTCGACCGCGGTCCCCGGACTGGGCGGCGCTCGGACTGGGCGGCGCTCGCCGGGGCCGGCCCGGGAATAAGGGGCCTGAGAACACCGAGAACCGCAGTCCGAAGACCCCCGGCCGCTCCGGTCACTGCAAACCGAATGACCTACCGCGTGCTGGGCGCAGCATCCGCCGTCCCCCGCACCACCGTGATCGTGTAATCGGCGTACGCGGTGCCGGCGAGAAGCGTCTCGACGTGCGACTTGATAATGGATTCCGCGCGGTTCTCGGCCTTGGTCAGCAGACCGTTGTTCACCGCGACCTGGGTGGCCCGCTTCTCCTCAGTCTCCTGGAATGCAGCGAAATCCTCCACCTGAAGCTGGTTGAGGGCACTGGACGACTCGTCGTAGACCTTGATGCTCCCGGGCTCGATCTCGGTTCCGAGAACCTCGACGGGCGGAATTGCGATGGTGACCGTCCGGGCGGTCTCATCGATGCCGACCGAGATGGCGGTGAAGTCCTCGATTCCGGCCTCAACGGTGCCGGAGTATAGCAAATACGAAACAAGATAAACCGCTGTTAATTCGGCTCACCTGTGGAGGTGGACGATCCCCGAGGGGCGCGCATTCCGGGTGGATTGGAATCGGATTGCGCGTTATAATAGTGGCATGAGCGCGATTCAGCTGACCGATGACGAGCTGCGCATCCTCCAGGACCACAGGAAGGGTGCGCCGCACAAGCTCATGAGGCTCAAGTCCGAGGCGATCATTATGCTGTCGATGGGGGCGAGCAAGAAGTTCGCCGCCGAGTTCGTGGAGCGATCCATCGAAACGATCAAGAGATGGGTCAGGCAGTGGAAAGAGTTCGGACTGGCATCCATCCGCACCGGACACGCCGGGAACGACAACGCCTCGAAACTCACTCGGGAGCAGGCGGAGGAGACCAAGGAGGCGCTTTCCCGGCCCCCGTCGGAGCAGGGCATCCCCGCCGATTTCTGGAATGTTCCCCGCCTGGCCGGTTGGATGCACGAGCATTTCAACGTCGAGTACAAGTCCAGATCCTCCTACCACCGCCGATTCCACATGGCGGAGCTGTCCTTCCACAAGCCCCTGGGCGTGGACCGGCACCGCGCCCCGGAGGCGGAGATCGAGGCCCGCATGGAGCAGATCGACGCCGAGATCGCCGAGATCACGGGGCAGAAGCGGGACGGGAAGAAGGAGGACGGGCAGGAGGAGGACCAAGGACGGCGGGAGGCCGAGACGAACGACAAGAAGACGAACGACGAGAAGGCGAACGACGAGAAGAAGGTCCGTGAGGATGTCATAGTGGTGTCCGCCGACGAGGTGGGCATCGAACACGAGGCAGTTATTAGGCGGGCCTGGTGCAAAAGGTGCGCCAAGACCAAGATCAGGGTCGACCGGGAACGGCAGTCCCAGAAGTACATCGGGTTCCTCCACGAATCGGACGGGAGGGTGGATCTCATGCGACTGGATCGGTGCAATACCGACAACGTCTTGAAGGCCCTGACCGAACTCACCCTGAAGTACCCGGACAAGACGATCGTCGTGGTGTGGGACAACGCCGGCTGGCACAAGTCGAGCACATTGCTCGCGCAGACGGGGGAGGGAAAGCCCCTGGAACGCGTCCAGTTCATCAACCTGCCGCCCTACAGCCCCGATAAGAACCCCATAGAGAAAGTCTGGAACGAGGGCAAGAACTCCATCAGCAACAGGCAGAGGGCCTTCTTCGAGGACACCTGCGAAGCATTCGAATCCTTCGTCACCTCAAAGAAATTCAAGTATCGACTCCTGAAGTCATCTCGTTGAATTTTTGCTATAGGTGATGAGGAACGACTTCCCCGTGAAAGGAATGGGAATCCCCAGCAGTTTCTTATCGGCCTCGGTGAACTCGCCGACGTTGGTGAAATTGTACTCCTCGACGGTGAGTTCGGCTACCCCCGTGAAAGAACTGGCGATCGCGGAGGAGTCGATCGTCTGCTCGCCGTCGTCGAATAATCCCGGCAGTCCGGGCACAAGACGGCCGACGACGTCGTAGGCCCGCTGGGCGAGCATTCCTCCCGCGACGCCGACCACGAGAATTACGATGACGAGCAGCTTCGCCGACCATCTGCGCGCCGAACGACGAGGCCTTTCCGCCACCCGCCTTCCGCGTTTCCGCTCCCTGCTCTTCTCGTCAGCCGTATCGTCATCCAGCACGGGTCCTCCTCATATCCGGGCCGTCGGCGTCCCGCGCACCGCGCTGACGCCGTGAAGTCGTAGGGGGCCTCAGTCCGGCCACATCCGTCGGCGCCGTGGGGAAAGGCGCCGACGGGCGGAAGAATACACCTGCGGCGCCCTGACGGAGATGATGAGACGGAACTCCAATCTTTGCAATCGTTTCAACCGGCCCCGGCCGTTTCTGCCGGTCAGCGCCTGTCGCACCCAGGGCGGTCGGGCACGGACGGTCGGGCGCGGGCGGGCCGGTTGCACGGAATCCTTTTCGCGAACGCGTAGGTTTCCAGTCGAACGCGCAGCTGGGAGGTACGCGTTCGACTGGAAACCTACGCGTTCGCGAGATCCGCGCCCCGCACCATGCCCCGCACGTTCGCGAGATCCGAGCGCCGCGCCGCCCCGAGCGCCTCATTCGGCAGCGGTTCCAATCAACCTGGGAGCACCTCGTCGTCGACGAGCCCGGGGGCGCAGGAGCGCCATCCGAACACACCCATGGGGACCGCGGAGGCCATGAGCAGCAGCAGCGGCGCCGTCCATCCGCCCGTGAATCCGTAGACCCAGCCGACAACGAAGGGGCCCAGGCTCGCCAGCGCGTAGCCCACCGCCTGGGTGAAGCCCGACAGCGCCGCCGTGACCCGGTAGTCGCGCGTGCGCGCGGTGACCAGCACGAGCGCGACCTGGAAGCAGAACCCGCTGATTCCCAGCAGGGCGGGCCACAACCACGCCGTCGTCGTCGGCGCCGCGAGCAGGCCGCCGTAGGTCACCACCAGCAGCGTCGCGAAACAGATCACCCACCGCCCCAGATGACGCGAGCGCGCGGCCAGGATCGGCACGATGAAGCCGCCGGCGAGGCCGCAGGCGGAGAAGACGGCCAGCAGGTGCGAGGCGGCGGCCTGACTCATGCCGGCGTCGCGGTAGATCTGAGGCAGCCAACCGAAGGCGACGTAGGCCTGCATCGACTGCAGGCCGAAGAACGCCGCCATGGCGCGTCCGCGCGGGGAGCGGGCGATCAGGGCCAGGCCGACGGCGGTACGGTCCGCTCGCGCCCCGGCCGGATCGGTGCGCTCCTCCCGCGGGCTCTCCTCCCGCGGGCCCTCCGGCCCGGCCGCGCCGGCCCGAGCGCCCTCTCCGGTCGTCGAGTCGGACGCATCCGCACCGGGCGGCCTCGCCCGACTCGCCCGGCTCGCCCGGCGCGGTCGGGCGTGGAGAAGGGCTAGCAGCGTCCAGGGCAGCGCGGCTGCCAGGCCGGCCCAGCCCCATAGGGCGAGCCCCGGTCGCCAGCCCAGGCCCGCATCCACGTAGAGCGGGGCGATCAACTGCGGCGCCACGGATCCCAGGGACATGACGGTGATGTAGACGGCCGTCCACGTCTCGCTGTGCAGCGGCTGCCGCTGCTTGATCGCCACGGGCAGCAGCACATTGCCGATGCCTGCACCGAAGAGCCCCGCGAAGGTCAGCACCAGGAAGGTCGGACTGGAGGAGACGGC is part of the Actinomyces sp. oral taxon 414 genome and encodes:
- a CDS encoding MFS transporter, with protein sequence MGGAGVARKAAGRAPGGIRGPLVLIALSWGIVLTAFILRPGATSTGPVLEEIRASLSMGPVGAAVLAALPGMSFAAAGAVAAGLGHRIGAAAGLVVCGLLSGTGLLARTAVSSSPTFLVLTFAGLFGAGIGNVLLPVAIKQRQPLHSETWTAVYITVMSLGSVAPQLIAPLYVDAGLGWRPGLALWGWAGLAAALPWTLLALLHARPRRASRASRARPPGADASDSTTGEGARAGAAGPEGPREESPREERTDPAGARADRTAVGLALIARSPRGRAMAAFFGLQSMQAYVAFGWLPQIYRDAGMSQAAASHLLAVFSACGLAGGFIVPILAARSRHLGRWVICFATLLVVTYGGLLAAPTTTAWLWPALLGISGFCFQVALVLVTARTRDYRVTAALSGFTQAVGYALASLGPFVVGWVYGFTGGWTAPLLLLMASAVPMGVFGWRSCAPGLVDDEVLPG